The genome window catttttaaaagccggctagtgcgaaccccgtgccgcgcggctacacgcggcacgggctagatagttcgaactacgtagccattccgaactatctgtactcctcgtggaacgaggagaacagatagttcggaatggctacgtagttcgaactatctagcccgtgccgcgtgtagccgcgcggcacggggttcgcactagccggcttttaaaaatggcggcgccggctttatgctaatgaagcccgggaaattcaaatcccgggcttcattagcaagttcggtatgcatacattaccccgctagttcgaactagcggggtagtgtagacatacccacagagagactgtagcagagctgggaatggaaacCAGAATTCTTAGGTCTCAGCTCTGTGTCTTAAAGCCAAGACCAGCCTTCCTGTCtcttacagggtatgtctacactgcgggctaaagtcaaattaagatacgaaacttcagctatgttacttGCGTAGCTGAAAtccaagtagcttaactcagcttttggtgctgtctgcacagcaggaagtcgaaggaagagcactcttccttcaacttcccttactcctcggctgtgtctagactggccagtttttctggaaaatcagccgcttttctggaaaaacttgccagctgtctacactggccgcttgaatttctgcaaaagcactgatttcctactgtaagaaatcagtgcttcttacggaaatactattctgctcccgttcaggcaaaagtcccttttgcacaaagcttttgcacaaaagggccagtgtagacagctcagatttgttttccgcaaataAGCCCCGATTacgaaaacggcgatcggggcttttttgcggaaaagcgcgtctagattggcacggacgcttttccgcaaaaagtgcttttgcggaaaagcgtccgtgccaatctagatgctctgttctgaaaatgcttttaacggaaaatgtttccattaaaagcatttccggaaaatcatgccaatctagacgcagccctcatgaaatgagggtttcagaagtcagagtaagatgcccattattttgaaattatttcaaaataacaaccttGCTATCTAGatgcgcactctgttatttcaaaataacatgagttacttcaaaataaacgtgcaatgtagacatagccacagtgaacAAAGACTGTATCTATGGTATCACTACAGAACAGCATAGCTCAGGCAACAGCAGGGTGAGGGAAAACATTCCCTACCAGCTTGTTACTGTCTAGCAGGAGGCAAACGACAAACAAAGACATGCAATATATCACAGCCAGCACAATTCATAGACAGCGCTGTAGTTACTATGTACCATAATTTACCTGCTGTGAGATGCACCATGTAAAGTTTGTGGTGTTGCCCATTTTTGATCCAAGCAAATAGTCAAATTTCAGGGCTCAGGAGGTGTTCTAGTTAACAGGAGATATTGGTGATATTCAGGTATTTCTTTGATGCAATCTTGATTATTTATAAGAAATGTACAACGCCCTGCTTCTCTGAATGCAGGAGGAACCAAGAACAAAAAGAGAGGATTTCTGCATGTTGCCAATGAATTGCATATAAAAATGACCACTCCAGTTGCAACTCTAGATAAGCCCCAAGATAAGTCTATGCACCCCTTACAGGTAACAACGTCTAATTCAATGTGGGGTCAGCATGGATTGCGATTGGAGAGCACCTCCTTCAGACCTCCCTGTCCTGTTTTCTGCAGCAAAGAGCTCCCAAATGCACACTAGGGCACTGGGGGAAGCATCTACTCTGAGGGGAGAGTGCCCCCTACTGAGCCATTCACTCCTCCAACATGGCAACACTGGCATTGCCATCTTCATGGGTTTGAGCCCCACCCATGCCCCCCACACCCTGGACCATATTGGCACCAACACCAGCTTTTCCAGGGCTGGAGATGGCATCAGCTGAAGGTAGGGAGTCTAAGACATCAGCTGAAGGTAGCGAGGTGGAGTGGGTCCCAATGGCTTAATCAGCCTCCAGATTCTGGGATTGTGGGATTCAGAACTGGACCTCTACAAGTGCAGCAGTTCTTGGAGTCAACATGAGGGAGATGTAGCCATGCATGAATGGAGGAATATCCTCCAGGAGGCAAAGACAGCCTTCAAAGATCACTGGTCAACcagttagccaagatggtcagccAATATGTCCGCCAATGAAAGCTAGAAAACCAAGATGGCCACCAAAGAAAAGTAGACAACCAAAATGCCCATAACCTAGCAGGTCAAAGCAGGGTCATGCAGGCCTCGCCACAGCCGAATGATATCCTGGGGTTTCCTGTGTTCCACCAGGATGAGATCTTTATAAGCACACAGATCCTCCTGTCCCTCATCCTCCATGTTGAAAGTCCAGAAACCAGGATGATTCTGTGGCACAAGCCCCAGCTCCTCCAAGCAGATCCCCAGGTAGACGTTGTTGATGGGGAAAAGGGGCAAGTGGCATGAGGCCTCGTAGAGCTGGGTGGCCACATCCCGTGAACAGAggaaccctccaccccccacataGGGCGGGTAGGTGCCTTGATAGAAGGACTCAGGGACATAATACTTGTGTTTGCTGTCATGGACTGGGGCAGCATCTTGGATGACATGGCCAGTGAAGAAGCCCCGTTGAGGGGTAGCATTAAGGCTCCCAGTATAAGCCACAAGAGCATCCACCCTAAGAAAGACATCATCATCCCCCAGGAAGATGAACTCCACGCTGGGGCAGTGTCCCTTTAGCCACCCTAGGAATAGGATGTCTTTTAGGCTCAGATTGTAGAAGGTATCCTGGAAGTCCCAAAGCAGGAGATCCTTGTTTTTCCGCCTCTCTAACTGCAGAAGTGCTTCCAGATCTGGATATCTGTCCCCTgacccctgcctgcccagcaggAAGAGAGTCTGCACTGTCACATTCCTCACCAGCCCTGTTTGGCCCCAAGTCTGCCGGATGGCTTGACGTCGGTCAAAGTTTGCCAATTGGGACCTAACAGCCACCAGCAGTTGGGTCCCATCTGAGCAAGCCTTGTCATCCGCTGGCCCAATGAGCAGTGTGTAGTCCCTGCAATGCATGGACAGGACGAAAGCCTGGAGctggctgggataggaggagaaATCTGCCAACTTCTGGGAGGCCCCATGGAAGCTCTCTCCACACGTCCCTGGCAGCATGAGATTGAACTGAGCTGTGACATTCCTCAGTATGGGGTTGTCCAGCTGGGCCATGTAGAGCTTTAACAGGTGCCAGAGTGGGAGGCCATGGAGGTCCATGGGCTGCCAGAGCTTCATATGGCCCCCAATGAACATTGTTCTCCTTGAAGTCTGCAGGCTGAGCGGCCTCCTTGAGAGCATCACCACAGTGTAGAGTATCACATTGGCGACTAAGACACAGGCCAGCCAGACATAGACTTTGATGTAGCCAAGCTTcatggtgtgtggaggggagctgTAGGGCAAGGAATGGAAGGGGTtagaagcagtgttccctgaaagctgagcAATTGGACGACTGCCAAATGCCACCCAGCGGATTAGCAGAAAGCCTATagaatgtgtttctactggtgttccacatctgcacatgcctcagtgaacataacaaaatttattccacacatggaaggaaaaaaaatagagggaacattgattagaAGGTACATCCTAGTGGTAAATGAGGGATCCCCCTGTACCACCGAACACCCTTGACAGCTCATTCCCTCCAACCCCAGTCAActacccccgccccccacagccgATCCATTACTTCCTTCTCTGTCATCCCAGCTGGTCAAttacacactcccccacccctgataATCCCTCACAGTGGATCAACTGccacttcccacacacacaccatgaggACTTTTCAGGTCTCTGCTTCACACACACACTAATAGCCCCCAATGGCTGTTCAACTACCACCTGCGCACATACACAGAACCTTCGCACCAGAATCATTCAACTCCACCCACCCAAcagcctgacagcccccccccccatagccactcAGCTATCCCCTGCACCCGTACACACATCTTAACAATCCTCATGGATGTACCTGGTATCCCCACAAACTCACAATGACAAATCCACTTCAGTACCTCCACATACACCCTGAcaaccctctcccccaaacctgacAGATACCCACTGTCATTCAGCTACCCTCCATAATCCCCATGGCATTTCAGGTACCCCCATACACACCTCTGCCCTTTGGGAGACTTACATGGCACTTGTGCTTCCCTTAGTTCTCAGAGCATTTCACCAGGTGGGTTTGTCTCTTTAGAGCCATTGTAGAGCAGGAACCAGAAGCCTGGAGACGGGAGGGGCAGCAATAACAGAGTTTGGGGTCCTAGCCTCCCTGCTGTAGCCACTAGCTGCCATTcctttcccagagccaggctAGAACCCAGGGGTCTTTgttcccagtcccctgctctagcgACTAGACCTCATTTTGCCCCTAGAGCTGGGAGCTGATCGTCCCTCCGAA of Pelodiscus sinensis isolate JC-2024 chromosome 11, ASM4963464v1, whole genome shotgun sequence contains these proteins:
- the LOC102453681 gene encoding N-acetyllactosaminide beta-1,3-N-acetylglucosaminyltransferase 2-like isoform X2, which gives rise to MKLGYIKVYVWLACVLVANVILYTVVMLSRRPLSLQTSRRTMFIGGHMKLWQPMDLHGLPLWHLLKLYMAQLDNPILRNVTAQFNLMLPGTCGESFHGASQKLADFSSYPSQLQAFVLSMHCRDYTLLIGPADDKACSDGTQLLVAVRSQLANFDRRQAIRQTWGQTGLVRNVTVQTLFLLGRQGSGDRYPDLEALLQLERRKNKDLLLWDFQDTFYNLSLKDILFLGWLKGHCPSVEFIFLGDDDVFLRVDALVAYTGSLNATPQRGFFTGHVIQDAAPVHDSKHKYYVPESFYQGTYPPYVGGGGFLCSRDVATQLYEASCHLPLFPINNVYLGICLEELGLVPQNHPGFWTFNMEDEGQEDLCAYKDLILVEHRKPQDIIRLWRGLHDPALTC
- the LOC102453681 gene encoding N-acetyllactosaminide beta-1,3-N-acetylglucosaminyltransferase 2-like isoform X1; this encodes MAQWAAQALTSPTPQSSSPPHTMKLGYIKVYVWLACVLVANVILYTVVMLSRRPLSLQTSRRTMFIGGHMKLWQPMDLHGLPLWHLLKLYMAQLDNPILRNVTAQFNLMLPGTCGESFHGASQKLADFSSYPSQLQAFVLSMHCRDYTLLIGPADDKACSDGTQLLVAVRSQLANFDRRQAIRQTWGQTGLVRNVTVQTLFLLGRQGSGDRYPDLEALLQLERRKNKDLLLWDFQDTFYNLSLKDILFLGWLKGHCPSVEFIFLGDDDVFLRVDALVAYTGSLNATPQRGFFTGHVIQDAAPVHDSKHKYYVPESFYQGTYPPYVGGGGFLCSRDVATQLYEASCHLPLFPINNVYLGICLEELGLVPQNHPGFWTFNMEDEGQEDLCAYKDLILVEHRKPQDIIRLWRGLHDPALTC